From one Passer domesticus isolate bPasDom1 chromosome 15, bPasDom1.hap1, whole genome shotgun sequence genomic stretch:
- the HMOX2 gene encoding heme oxygenase 2 isoform X1, whose protein sequence is MPSALESPEGGEEDILHYEEIEDDAVSPMDLSELLKEGTKESHDRAENTQFVKDFLKGRIKKELFKLATVALYFTYSALEEEMDRNKDNPLFAPLYFPVELHRREALAKDLKYFYGEEWKEKIQCSEATQQYVDRIHHVGQHEPELLVAHAYTRYMGDLSGGQVLKKVAQRALKLPSTEEGIQFYVFDNITNAQQFKQLYRARMNALDLDKNTKERIVEEANKAFRFNMQVFDELDKIGRSLGEEAQDGGFPVHDGKGDIRKCPYYADKLGTASPGCPFHAALGLARQPLVQLVLAACMAVAAGAAAWYIL, encoded by the exons atgccatcagccctggaGAGCCCAGAGGGGGGAGAGGAAGACATTTTGCACTATGAGGAAATAGAAGATGATGCTGTCAG CCCCATGGACCTCTcggagctgctgaaggagggCACCAAGGAATCGCACGACCGCGCGGAGAACACTCAGTTTGTCAAGGACTTCCTGAAGGGCCGCATCAAGAAGGAGCTCTTCAAG CTGGCCACCGTGGCCCTCTACTTCACCTACTCTGCtctggaagaggagatggatcGCAACAAGGACAACCCACTCTTTGCTCCTCTCTATTTCCCCGTGGAGCTTCACCGGAGAGAAGCTTTGGCCAAAGACCTCAAATATTTCTATGGGgaagaatggaaagaaaagatCCAGTGTTCAGAGGCAACTCAGCAGTATGTGGACAGAATCCATCACGTGGGACAGCatgagccagagctgctggtggctcaTGCTTACACACGCTACATGGGGGACCTCTCAGGTGGCCAGGTGCTGAAGAAGGTAGCCCAGAGGGCCCTGAAGTTGCCCAGTACTGAGGAAGGGATCCAATTCTACGTGTTTGACAACATTACCAATGCACAACAGTTCAAGCAGCTTTACAGAGCAAGAATGAATGCTCTGGACTTGGACAAGAACACCAAGGAAAGGATCGTGGAAGAGGCCAACAAAGCCTTCAGATTTAACATGCAG GTGTTTGATGAGCTGGACAAGATCGGCAGGTCGCTGGGAGAAGAAGCTCAAGATGGAGGCTTTCCAGTCCACGATGGGAAAGGAGACATCCGCAAATGCCCTTACTATGCAGACAAACTGG gcacagcaagccctggctgccccttccacgctgccctgggcctggccaggcagcccctggtgcagctggtgctggcagCCTGCATGGCCGTGGCAGcgggagctgcagcctggtACATCCTGTGA
- the CDIP1 gene encoding cell death-inducing p53-target protein 1 isoform X2, giving the protein MSSDPPPPYPGGPSAPLIEEKHGPPSAPEGVTPVVGQPQGVPIPPPEFGPPPYEPPSQPGFIPPHMPTDGSGPYVPPGYYPPPGPHPPMGYYPGPGPYPSPGGHTATVLVPPGAATTVTVLQGEIFQGAPVQTVCPHCQQAITTKISYEIGLMSFLLGFFCCFVGCDLCCCLIPCLFDDFKDVTHTCPNCKAYIYTYKRMC; this is encoded by the exons ATGTCCAGTGACCCCCCCCCGCCCTACCCGGGGGGCCCCTCGGCGCCGCTGATAGAGGAGAAGCACGGCCCCCCCTCTGCTCCAG AGGGTGTCACCCCAGTGGTGGGACAGCCCCAGGGGGTTCCTATCCCCCCTCCTGAGTTTGGACCCCCCCCCTATGAGCCACCCTCACAGCCGGGGTTCATACCCCCCCACATGCCCACGGATGGCTCTGGGCCCTACGTGCCACCAG GATACTACCCACCGCCAGGCCCTCACCCCCCCATGGGCTACTACCCTGGCCCAGGCCCCTACCCCTCTCCTGGTGGCCACACGGCCACAGTGCTGGTGCCACCGGGAGCCGCCACCACGGTCacagtgctgcagggagagaTCTTCCAGGGTGCCCCCGTGCAGACGGTGTGTCCCCACTGCCAGCAAGCCATCACCACCAAGATCTCCTACGAGATTGGGCTCATGagcttccttcttggcttcTTCTGCTGCTTCGTGGG GTGtgatctctgctgctgcctgatcCCCTGCCTGTTCGATGACTTCAAGGACGTGACACACACGTGTCCCAACTGCAAGGCCTACATCTACACGTACAAGCGCATGTGCTAG
- the CDIP1 gene encoding cell death-inducing p53-target protein 1 isoform X1 translates to MSSDPPPPYPGGPSAPLIEEKHGPPSAPEGVTPVVGQPQGVPIPPPEFGPPPYEPPSQPGFIPPHMPTDGSGPYVPPAGYYPPPGPHPPMGYYPGPGPYPSPGGHTATVLVPPGAATTVTVLQGEIFQGAPVQTVCPHCQQAITTKISYEIGLMSFLLGFFCCFVGCDLCCCLIPCLFDDFKDVTHTCPNCKAYIYTYKRMC, encoded by the exons ATGTCCAGTGACCCCCCCCCGCCCTACCCGGGGGGCCCCTCGGCGCCGCTGATAGAGGAGAAGCACGGCCCCCCCTCTGCTCCAG AGGGTGTCACCCCAGTGGTGGGACAGCCCCAGGGGGTTCCTATCCCCCCTCCTGAGTTTGGACCCCCCCCCTATGAGCCACCCTCACAGCCGGGGTTCATACCCCCCCACATGCCCACGGATGGCTCTGGGCCCTACGTGCCACCAG CAGGATACTACCCACCGCCAGGCCCTCACCCCCCCATGGGCTACTACCCTGGCCCAGGCCCCTACCCCTCTCCTGGTGGCCACACGGCCACAGTGCTGGTGCCACCGGGAGCCGCCACCACGGTCacagtgctgcagggagagaTCTTCCAGGGTGCCCCCGTGCAGACGGTGTGTCCCCACTGCCAGCAAGCCATCACCACCAAGATCTCCTACGAGATTGGGCTCATGagcttccttcttggcttcTTCTGCTGCTTCGTGGG GTGtgatctctgctgctgcctgatcCCCTGCCTGTTCGATGACTTCAAGGACGTGACACACACGTGTCCCAACTGCAAGGCCTACATCTACACGTACAAGCGCATGTGCTAG
- the HMOX2 gene encoding heme oxygenase 2 isoform X2, with amino-acid sequence MDEKQKSWCKDQQVLGSCFSILGQSPCPMDLSELLKEGTKESHDRAENTQFVKDFLKGRIKKELFKLATVALYFTYSALEEEMDRNKDNPLFAPLYFPVELHRREALAKDLKYFYGEEWKEKIQCSEATQQYVDRIHHVGQHEPELLVAHAYTRYMGDLSGGQVLKKVAQRALKLPSTEEGIQFYVFDNITNAQQFKQLYRARMNALDLDKNTKERIVEEANKAFRFNMQVFDELDKIGRSLGEEAQDGGFPVHDGKGDIRKCPYYADKLGTASPGCPFHAALGLARQPLVQLVLAACMAVAAGAAAWYIL; translated from the exons ATggatgagaaacaaaagtcatggTGCAAGGATCAGCAGGTCCTTGGCAGTTGCTTCAGCATCCTGGGCCAGAGCCCCTG CCCCATGGACCTCTcggagctgctgaaggagggCACCAAGGAATCGCACGACCGCGCGGAGAACACTCAGTTTGTCAAGGACTTCCTGAAGGGCCGCATCAAGAAGGAGCTCTTCAAG CTGGCCACCGTGGCCCTCTACTTCACCTACTCTGCtctggaagaggagatggatcGCAACAAGGACAACCCACTCTTTGCTCCTCTCTATTTCCCCGTGGAGCTTCACCGGAGAGAAGCTTTGGCCAAAGACCTCAAATATTTCTATGGGgaagaatggaaagaaaagatCCAGTGTTCAGAGGCAACTCAGCAGTATGTGGACAGAATCCATCACGTGGGACAGCatgagccagagctgctggtggctcaTGCTTACACACGCTACATGGGGGACCTCTCAGGTGGCCAGGTGCTGAAGAAGGTAGCCCAGAGGGCCCTGAAGTTGCCCAGTACTGAGGAAGGGATCCAATTCTACGTGTTTGACAACATTACCAATGCACAACAGTTCAAGCAGCTTTACAGAGCAAGAATGAATGCTCTGGACTTGGACAAGAACACCAAGGAAAGGATCGTGGAAGAGGCCAACAAAGCCTTCAGATTTAACATGCAG GTGTTTGATGAGCTGGACAAGATCGGCAGGTCGCTGGGAGAAGAAGCTCAAGATGGAGGCTTTCCAGTCCACGATGGGAAAGGAGACATCCGCAAATGCCCTTACTATGCAGACAAACTGG gcacagcaagccctggctgccccttccacgctgccctgggcctggccaggcagcccctggtgcagctggtgctggcagCCTGCATGGCCGTGGCAGcgggagctgcagcctggtACATCCTGTGA